One Gadus morhua chromosome 13, gadMor3.0, whole genome shotgun sequence genomic window carries:
- the dennd6a gene encoding protein DENND6A — protein MALQPGPEELGEQVVEEPEDMEDQDASSISPAEEITLPVGQGGEDESEPLLLPWDRFSAWLHCICVVGFDLELGQAVEVIYPHHSKLSEKEKTSICYLSFPDSNSGCLGDTQFCFRFRQGSNRKSSLGCFLETADRDAPVSLKRDQGHYYGYVYFRQVRDKSLKRGYFQKSLVLISRLPYVTFFHSLLKILAPEYFDKLEPCLEAACNDIDRWPTPHPGRVLSLPIMGVVIKVRIPTCYDKPGTSQLVQSTQTDSQVSIVLPTIHEVDLFRCFHPVFFHIQMLWELVLLGEPLVVMAPSPAESSDTVLALISCLSPLRYCSDFRPYFTIHDSEFKEYTTRTQAPPSVILGVTNPFFAKTLQHWPHIVRIGDMKQEGEMAKQMKVRKLKNLKTLDCKTGVYSAFKPFLNKDEDILKQLQKGVQQKRPSAAQNAILRRYFLELTQSFIIPLERYVASLMPLQKSITPWKSPPQLRPFLQDEFMKTLEKAGPQLTSRLKGDWIGLYRQFLRCPNFDGWFRNRKREMSQKLDALHLEALCEEDLQLRTLEHTEVEKVDLVLKLKDKLTQAEKNHLPVRPGTVSKLQAHIEAIILGLPEDLQGILHRPSTP, from the exons ATGGCTTTGCAGCCGGGTCCCGAGGAGTTAGGGGAACAAGTGGTGGAAGAACCGGAGGATATGGAAGATCAGGACGCTAGCAGTATCTCCCCAGCCGAGGAGATAACGCTGCCAGTCGGCCAGGGGGGCGAAGATGAGTCGGAGCCGCTGCTACTGCCTTGGGACCGCTTCTCAGCCTGGCTGCATTGCATATGTGTGGTGGGCTTCGACCTGGAGCTGGGCCAGGCGGTGGAG GTTATATACCCTCATCACTCGAAGCTGTCTGAGAAGGAG aaAACAAGTATCTGCTATTTGTCGTTCCCTGACTCCAACTCCG GTTGCCTTGGCGACACCCAGTTCTGCTTTCGTTTCCGCCAGGGCTCCAACAGGAAGTCCTCACTGGGCTGCTTCCTTGAGACCGCTGATAGAGATGCACCTGTCAGTCTGAAG cggGACCAGGGTCATTACTATGGTTACGTGTACTTCCGTCAAGTACGGGACAAGTCTCTGAAGAGAGGATACTTCCAGAAG TCTCTAGTGCTTATCAGCCGCCTCCCCTACGTCACCTTCTTCCACTCCCTGCTCAAGATCCTGGCTCCGGAGTACTTTGACAAGCTGGAGCCCTGCCTAGAAGCTG cttgTAATGACATAGACCGCTGGCCAACGCCCCATCCTGGTCGAGTTCTGAGTCTGCCGATCATGGGCGTGGTAATAAAG GTTCGCATCCCGACTTGCTACGACAAACCGGGTACTTCACAGCTGGTCCAGTCAACACAG ACTGACAGCCAAGTGTCTATCGTCCTACCCACCATCCACGAGGTGGACCTCTTCAG GTGTTTCCATCCAGTGTTTTTCCACATCCAGATGTTGTGGGAGCTGGTGCTGCTAGGGGAACCCCTGGTTGTCATGGCACCGTCGCCGGCCGAGTCGTCTGATACTGTGCTGGCGTTGATCAG TTGCCTCTCTCCCCTGCGGTACTGCAGTGATTTCCGTCCCTACTTCACCATCCACGACAGCGAGTTTAAAGAGTACACCACCAGGACCCAGGCCCC CCCCTCTGTCATCCTAGGAGTGACCAATCCCTTCTTTGCCAAGACGCTGCAGCACTGGCCTCACATCGTACGCATAGGAGACATGAAGCAAGAAG GAGAGATGGCCAAGCAGATGAAAGTCAGGAAACTAAAGAACCTGAAAACTCTGGACTGCAaaacag GGGTGTACAGTGCATTCAAGCCCTTCCTCAATAAAGACGAAGACATCCTAAAACAACTTCAGAAG GGTGTCCAGCAAAAAAGGCCGTCAGCAGCTCAGAATGCAATTCTCCGTCGCTACTTCCTGGAACTGACGCAAAGCTTCATCATTCCTCTG GAGCGCTACGTAGCTAGTCTCATGCCCCTCCAGAAGTCCATCACTCCATGGAAAAGCCCTCCTCAGCTCCGCCCCTTCCTGCAGGACGAGTTCATGAAGAccctggagaaggcggggcctCAGCTCACCTCCAGACTGAAGGGAGACTGGATTGGTCTGTACAG acaGTTCCTCAGGTGTCCTAACTTTGATGGCTGGTTCCggaacaggaagagagagatgagccAGAAGCTGGACGCCCTACACCTAGAGGCCCTgtgtgaggag gacCTACAGCTGAGGACTCTGGAGCATACAGAGGTGGAGAAAGTGGACCTGGTCCTCAAGCTCAAAGACAAACTG ACGCAGGCAGAGAAGAACCATCTCCCTGTGCGTCCAGGGACGGTGTCCAAACTTCAGGCCCACATCGAAGCCATCATCTTGGGCTTACCGGAGGACCTGCAGGGCATCCTCCACAGACCCTCCACTCCCTGA